The Glycine soja cultivar W05 chromosome 6, ASM419377v2, whole genome shotgun sequence genome has a window encoding:
- the LOC114415366 gene encoding uncharacterized protein LOC114415366, protein MGNENHYRHQFYYQKSTFLPMLCSRPSIKEVTLPRFRDPSASSGNDPLSPRISCMGQVKRNNKIAGIPPSHRLTFTTKTNTNTNTTSSPIVKYSKLKKLFSGKNFIISTPKTTTATTTISSCRSRQQQISDVPKNQKCLKSENSNNVVCNKSIEEMDPPLPVVKRVSPLEESKELDSLWKRRSGMGRPALKSLQLQQIQDPRICFQPSTV, encoded by the coding sequence ATGGGTAATGAAAACCATTACCGCCATCAGTTTTACTATCAGAAAAGCACATTCCTTCCAATGCTTTGTTCAAGGCCTTCCATCAAAGAGGTGACTCTACCTCGATTCAGAGATCCTTCTGCTTCTTCAGGCAACGACCCTTTGTCCCCAAGAATCAGTTGCATGGGTCAGGTGAAGAGAAACAACAAAATTGCTGGCATTCCACCCTCACATAGACTCACTTTCACAACCAAAaccaacacaaacacaaacactacCTCATCCCCTATTGTCAAATACTCTAAACTCAAAAAACTCTTCTCTGgcaagaactttattattaGCACCCCAAAAACCACCACAGCCACCACCACTATCTCAAGCTGTAGATCAAGGCAGCAACAAATTTCAGATGTGCCCAAAAACCAAAAGTGTCTTAAGAGTGAGAATAGCAACAATGTTGTTTGCAACAAAAGCATTGAGGAAATGGATCCTCCTTTGCCTGTGGTCAAAAGAGTGTCCCCattggaagaatcaaaagaattggaTAGTCTCTGGAAAAGAAGATCGGGTATGGGTAGGCCTGCACTCAAAAGTTTGCAGCTTCAACAGATTCAAGATCCAAGGATTTGTTTTCAGCCTTCAACTGTTTGA